One window of the Tachypleus tridentatus isolate NWPU-2018 chromosome 10, ASM421037v1, whole genome shotgun sequence genome contains the following:
- the LOC143230632 gene encoding inositol 2-dehydrogenase-like has protein sequence MCAAAATDYRYLSYEADLKGVKTNVGANKVGIALFGLGRIGTIHFEKILSNPRSELLYCVEKSQSRTDYVQNKWKLSNTRMLTPTESDVIFCDPQVTAVVICTPTQTHEQLVKKALESGKAVLCEKPLSLTTEGTVKCYEAASKAGKPLLCAFNRRFDPGFKNIKDRIERGDVGQIQVVKTCNRDSPRPSLEYLKTSGGLFHDFAIHDIDLICWILGELPTSVYAHSHAFNSLFKDIDDFDTAGIVMNFPSGVISLTDISRSAVYGYDQRIEVFGSKGMLNSGNIRPTGVVSHCSNGSTAVPICYSFASRYNDAYSFEIEHFLDTVQGFSEVEIRPHDTFASSNIASACEESARTGKIVRMSWDIVVL, from the exons ATGTGTGCAGCTGCAGCAACTGACTATAGGTACCTAAG TTATGAAGCTGATTTGAAGGGAGTGAAAACCAATGTTGGCGCCAATAAAGTGGGTATCGCTCTGTTCGGACTGGGTCGTATTGGAACAATCCATTTTGAGAAAATATTGTCTAACCCTCGATCTGAGCTGTTATACTGTGTGGAGAAAAGCCAGTCCAGAACGGACTATGTGCAAAATAAATGGAAGCTGTCAAACACTAGAATGTTGACGCCGACCGAGTCTGATGTCATCTTCTGTGATCCTCA aGTGACAGCTGTAGTAATCTGTACGCCAACGCAAACTCACGAGCAACTTGTCAAGAAGGCTCTAGAAAGTG GTAAAGCCGTTCTCTGTGAAAAACCATTATCTCTCACCACAGAGGGCACAGTGAAATGTTATGAGGCAGCTTCGAAAGCCGGAAAACCTTTACTATGTGCCTTCAACAG GCGATTTGACCCAGGGTTCAAGAACATAAAAGACCGGATAGAAAGAGGTGATGTAGGACAAATTCAAGTGGTGAAGACTTGTAACCGAGACTCTCCTCGGCCATCTTTAGAGTACCTGAAAACATCTG GTGGATTATTCCACGACTTTGCCATTCACGACATTGACTTGATTTGCTGGATATTGGGGGAACTTCCGACCTCGGTGTACGCCCACTCTCATGCCTTCAACAGTCTTTTCAAAGACATTGATGACTTTGACACAGCTGGTATAGTGATGAATTTTCCCAGTGGGGTCATCAGTCTCACGGATATCAGCAGAAGTGCGGTTTATGGGTACGACCAGAGAATAGAG gtCTTTGGGTCGAAGGGTATGTTGAATTCTGGTAACATTAGACCAACAGGTGTTGTGTCACACTGTTCCAATGGCTCTACCGCAGTTCCTATCTGCTACTCGTTCGCTTCTCGATATAATGATGCCTATTCTTTTGAGATAGAACATTTCCTCGATACTGTCCAAG gtttttctGAGGTAGAAATTCGACCGCATGACACTTTCGCCTCATCAAATATTGCATCGGCCTGTGAAGAATCAGCGAGAACTGGAAAAATTGTCAGGATGAGTTGGGACATAGTTGTTCTGTAA